GACCTCTCTCTGAATCCGTAACGTCATCTTTGAGCCGGCGTTTGACGGTTACTGTTGGCGCAAGCAACTGCCGGATTTTCTTCATAGTCGCCGGTGCAATATGAGCGTTTTCCTTCCAGTGATTGAGTAGTCTTTGAACCATCTCAGCTGGATAATCCAAGTCGTTCTTACTCCACACAATCTCCAGCGGACCATAGGTACCGATCGATTTATCGACAGTCGCACCCGGAAAGCACACACCGTGGAGGATAGGTACCGTGTTCGTCGGGATAGAGAGTTCCTTTAGGTAATTCAAAAGCGCATATTTTGATGCGGTCGCTTGGGTGAATGGGTTCTTTATGCTTTCCAGCGTTCCTTTCTGGCTATGGCGTGAGAACCATTGTCCGTCTTCGATTATTATTTCCTCACCGCCCTTAACTTCAATGACGATAAGCCCGTGTTCAGGGTGCATGAGGATAAAGTCAGCCTCTCCATCCCCTTGGCGTCCGTTACGGAGAGATTGCCAAGCGACTGAGTGAAAAATTGTCCACTCATCATTAAGACGTTCTAGGGACTCCCTCACGAGGATCTCGGAATAGGGAGTACGAGGCTGCACTGAAGCTGGGAGAATTCTAGCCATATCCCTTGGGCATGTTGCCTTCCGCAGATGGCGGCTCAGCAGATGAGGGCGTCACCGATTTCGCCGATATGTTTTCGCAAGCTCAAACCGATCACTTCGCCTAATCGTACGGGCACCGCATTTCCAATCAATCGCCCGACCGTGCGGAATTCTGGTGACTGATCCGACGGGCAGAACTTGTAGTCGGGAGGAAACGTCTGAAATATTGCGGCTTCTCGTAGAGAGATTGCCCTGTCTTGAATAGGATGACCGAATCGACCATTACCATAGCCATAGCAAAGCGTAGTCATTGTGGGAGCTGGCAAATCTTCCCGCATGCGCCCGTATACGCTGTAGTACCGCTCGCCCGATTTCCGTTTGTGACAATCGGTTATCAAATTGTCGGGCCAGTCTGACCAGCTACCGCCTTGGATGGAGTTTTGAATACGTTTCAGATTAATTTCCGAGAGTTTTGCCGCTTTGTGAAGTGCGTCTTCTGAATCTGCCTGCCCAGCTTTGAGTTCAGGTAACTTGCCAATAGCATCACGCACGGTGACGAATTGCGACGGCTCATGAGTAGGATCTATTAATTTCGGTGAACCCAATCTGGATGCGATCAATACCAGGCGATTTCGGCTCTGAGGGATACCATACCGAGGACACTCGAGGACTTGATAGTCGAACTCATAATCAAGCTCTACGAGTGTGGACAAAAAGTCGTGAAAAACGCGATGTTTTACCAGGTTCGGCACATTCTCCATGGTTACCAGATCAGGGCTGGATTCTCGAATCAAGCGCGCGAACTCCGTGAGAAGGCTCCACTTATTATCGCCTTTGATCGCCTTATTACCCTGCATGTACTGCGAGAATGGCTGGCACGGGGCGCAACCGGCTAGCAGTGAAACCCCACCATCCCATTGCTCGCACAATTCACCCCCAGTCAATAACGAAACATCCCTACTCTCGAAGCGAGCCGGGGCATTGTTTTCTTCATAGGGAAAAGCGCAGGCTTTATCGAGATCGTAACCAACTCGTACATCTATCCCTGCCGACAACAGGCCGTGAGTGAGGCCACCCGCTCCGCAGAACAAATCCACAGCTCGGATCTGCGTAGAGGCCTTTTGGCCAGCGGTCAGCTTTTTCTTTTTAGCCATCCTACAGGAGATTCTTGAAGTGCTATCGCGATGATTTTAAACGAAGCCCAGCAAGCGAGCTACACGTCTCATTCCCGGAACAACTGTATCAGTCACCAGGATTAATTAGCGATAGTGGCGACGCACCAATTGCGTTGCCTAAGATTAGTTTAGGCACTGGATGGGCACAATTTGGGCACAAAAATCCCGGCGCGGGGACCGAAATCTCTGTAAATCATTGATAAATATGGCGCGCCCGAAGGGATTCGAACCCCTGACTTCCACCTCCGGAGGGTGGCGCTCTATCCAGCTGAGCTACGGGCGCTAAACGAGTGGTAGTTTATCATGTATGTGGGGAGTCCTGATCGCCCTTGCGGGCGATACGGGTGGCGCTCACGCGGCTGCGCCGCTTCCCCGGCCCGAACGCAGGCGTTCGGGCGTTCGCCTCTGGCAAGGCCATGTTAAATGGCCTTGCCTTCGCTGCGCGAATCGCAGCTCACCCAGCTGAGCTACGGGCGCTAAACGAGTGGTAGTTTATCATGTATATGGGGAATCCTGATCGCCCTTGCGGGCGATACGGGCGGCGCTCGCGCGGCTGCGCCGCTTCCCCGGCCCGAACGCAGGCGTCCGGGCGTTCGCCTCTGGCAAGGCCATGTTAAATGGTCTTGCCTTCGCTGCGCGAATCGCGGCTCACCCAGCTGAGCTACGGGCGCTAAACGAGTGGCAGTTTATCATGTATGTGGGGAGTCCTGATCGCCCTTGCGGGCGATACGGGCGGCGCTCGCGCGGCTGCGCCGCTTCCCCGGCCCGAACGCAGGCGTCCGGGCGTTCGCCTCTGGCAAGGCCATGTTAAATGGCCTTGCCTTCGCTGCGCGAATCGCGGCTCACCCAGCTGAGCTACGGGCGCGGAAACGATGTAGTTTACTGCGCCCGGCCCGCGCGGTCCATGCCGCTGGCCTGTCAGGGATAAACGAACACATCAGGAGAAGAGTTCCCTCTCCCCTGGTGGGAGAGGGTCAGGGTGAGGGGGCGAGGGAGTGTCCTCAGGCCTGATCGTCGAACAGACTGCCGATCATCTCATCGACCGTCTTGACCACTTGCGCCGACGCCTGTCCCTGCAACTCGTAAGTCTTGAGCTCCACCAGGGCACCGGCCAGCCCGGCGGGCGATTCGGCCTGCAGCTGGCCGGTACCGGCAATCTGTCCGGCTGTGTCGCGCATCCCCGCCAGGCTGCGGTTCAGCCCCAGCAGGCCGAGTTGCATGGCGTTGTCGATCTTCATTGCCTCTCTCCCGCCATCTCAGGCGAATACGTCCAGCATACCGCCCCGCGTCCCTTCCGGGCGCTCGGCGCCCTGCCCCTGGGCCGGGTCACGCTGCTGCGGCTGCTCGCTGGCCGCCTCGCCGCGCTGGGCGGGCTGGACCGGGCGCGCGCTTTCCTGCGCCGGTCTGGCCTGGGGCGGGCGCAGCGGTTCCGGGCTGTTCGGCGGCAACGGGGCCGCACCAGGATGCACATTCATTGCATGCAAGCCACTGTTGTTCAAACAAATCCTGGGGTACCCGGTTCCGCTCCGGCGGCCTGCACGCGTCCCTGGGCGGGCCTGGAGTCCTTCCTGAAGGGGTTAGCGGCGGAGCCGGCCCTGACTTGAACCCTGATGGCCCGGGCCGCGCGGTTTTCCGCCGCGGGCCTTTCTCGTTATACTCACGCGCCTTGAGCCGGAATCGGCACGGATTTGACTCACGATGGAGAGGAACCGATGTATAAGGTGACATGCGCGAATTTCACACGCTTTGGCAGCACCCTGCTGCTGGGGCTGTTCCTGGCCGCCGGCGTCCAGGCCGCTGACGATCCCATGCAGGCGGAGAACATCGAAGCCCAGATCGCGCCCGTCGGAACGGTCAAGGTCGCCGGCAAGTCGGCCGCCGGCGAGGCGGACGCGGCGGCCGAGACCGGCGGCGGTGCCACCCGCAGCGGCAGCGACATCTACAACAACTTCTGCATCGCCTGCCACGGCAGTGGTGTTGCCGGCGCGCCCAAGACCGGCGACAACGCCGCCTGGGCGCCGCGCGCCGGGAAGGGCCTCGACGGCCTGCTGGAAACGGCCACCAACGGCCTGAACGCCATGCCGCCCAAAGGCACCTGCGCCGACTGCTCGGCCGATGAACTGCGCGGCGCGATCGCCTACATGCTCAACGAAAGCGGCATCGAGGCCGAGGCCGGTACTGCCGCAGCCGCAGCCTCTGCCGAGCCCGCAGCCCCGGCGAAGGCTGCAGCAGCCGAAAGCGGCGGCGTCGACGAGGCGCGCGCCAAGGAGATCTATCAGAGCAAGTGCTTCGCCTGCCACGGCACCGGCGCGGCCGGCGCCCCGGTGCTGGGCAAGGCCGACGCCTGGGCCCCGCGCATCGACAAGGGCATGGACACCCTGGTCAAGCATGCCGTCGAGGGCTTCAATGCGATGCCGCCCATGGGCACCTGCATGGACTGCTCCGAGGCCGAGATCCGCGCCGTGGTCGAGCACATGGTGGCCGAAAGCCAGTAAGCCTGAGCATCGGGCATGAAAAAAACCCCGCCCGGGTGACCGCGGCGGGGTTTTTTCATGCCCGGGTTCAGCCCGGCCGGCGCAGCAGATCCACCCGGATGGGCATGAGGAAGCGCGCACCCTCGGGGCCCTGATGCTGCTCGAACGTCCTGCGGACCCTGTCATGGAGTTCGGGGGCGAGTTCATGCCGGGTATGGGTGACATTCAGCACCCGCTGCTCGAAGTCGGCGAAATCGGCAAACGCCATCCGGGTCTGGAAGAAGTGCTGGCCGGCCAGTTCCAGCAGACCGGCCTCCACCGCCTGCCGCACCGCGGCAAAGGCCGCCTCGCGCACCTCGCGCTCATCATGGAACAGGCGCAGCACCTCGTTGAAATCGCCCGCGTAGACCGGCTCGGAGATGTAGGCCATACCCCCCGGACGCAGCACCCGGGCAATCTCGCCCATGGCCGTGTCCATGAGCTCAACCGGCACGTGGTGCAGGGATTTGAACATCATCACGATGTCGGCACTGGCATCTTCTGCCGGGATGGCCTCGGCCCCGGCATGGACGAAGGTCACACCCGGCAGGTCGTCAATGGCGAGATTCTTCTCGTGCTGCACCGTATCGACTTCGCAGGCCAGGATGGACCCTGGGCGTCCGGTTCCCGCAATGGCGCGGGTGTGCTGCGCGGCACCGCAGCCAAGTTCGATGATCCCGGCGCCATCCAGCGGCAGCAGTTCGGTGTAGACATCGAATTCATCCACCACCAGCCCCGGTTCGGGATTATGTATATGCATGGTTACTGACATGGCGCTCCCTTCTCGGACTGCGGAACAGCTGCTCAGGACAGCATCGATTTCAGATTGGCCAGATGCGCCTTGCCGCGCTCCTGGCGCGCCTCGGGATCGACCTCGGTCCGGCGGTCCACCCAGACGATATCGTCGGCCGGCAGTTCCTCCAGGAAACGGCTCGGCTCGGTGCTGAGCCATTCACCGGCGCGCTTGCGCTTGCGGGCGAAGGTGCAGGTCAGCGTTTTCTGCGCCCGGGTGATGCCGACGTAGGCAAGCCGGCGCTCCTCCTCCAGGCTGTCCTCTTCCAGGCTGGTGCGATGCGGCAGGATCTCCTCTTCCATGCCGACCAGGTAGACATGCGGGAACTCCAGGCCCTTGGCTGCGTGCAGCGTCATCAGGTGCACCATGTCGCCGCCGGCATCGTCCTGGTTGCGGTCCAGGATGTCCATCAGGCTCATGCGGCCGACGATGTCGCCGAGGGTGACATCGCCGTCGAGCTGCCGCTGCGCATGCTGCATCCAGCTCACCAGTTCCTCGACGTTGGCCCAGCGCCGGTCGGCCTCGTCCGTATCCTTCGCCTGCGCCTGCAGCCAGCCGGCGTAATCGATGTCGCTCAGCAGCTGACGGAACACCTCGATGGGATCACCGCCCTTCGCCATCTCGGCAATACTCACCACCCAGTTGGCGAACTCCTGCAGCTTCTTCACCGCCCGGCTGTTCAGGTGCTGCGCCAGTCCCAGTTCGTAGCAGGCGCACAACAGGCTGACACCGCGGTCGCTGGCGTACTCGCCGAGCTTTTCCAGCGTGGTGGTGCCGATCTCTCGCCGCGGGGTGTTGACCACGCGCAGGAAGGCGCGGTCATCGTCCTCGTTGACCAGCAACCGCAGGTAGGCGACCAGATCCTTGATCTCGCTGTACTCGAAGAAGGACATGCCGCCGCTCAGATGATAGGGGATGCGGTGCTCGCGCAGCGCCTTCTCGAACGGGCGCGACTGGTGGTTGCCGCGGTAGAGGATGGCGAAATCGCCGTCGCGCGCGCCATGGGTGAACTTGGCGTGCAGGATCTCGGACACCACGCGTTCGGCCTCGTGGTCGGGGTCGCGGCAGCCGATGATGCGCAGCGGCTCGCCGTAGCCCAGCGCGCTCCAGAGCTTCTTCTCGAACAGGTGCGGATTGTTGCCGATGAGCGTGTTGGCGCACTTGAGGATGCAGCCGCTGGAACGGTAGTTCTGCTCCAGCTTGATCACCTTCAGGCGGGGATAATCCTCCTGCAGCCGAGCCAGGTTCTCGGGTCGGGCACCGCGCCAGGTATAGATGGACTGATCGTCGTCGCCCACGGCGGTGAAATATCCCAACCGCCCGACCAGCTGCCGGACCAGTTCGTACTGGGCGCCGTTGGTGTCCTGGTATTCGTCCACCAGGAGATGGCGGATCCTACCCTGCCAGTGCTCGCGCGCCTCCAGGTCGGACTGGAACAGACGCACCGGCTGCAGGATCAGGTCATCGAAATCGAAGGCGTTGTAGGCCTTCAGGCTGCGCTGATACTGGGCATAGAGCTGGGCGCAGGCCATGGCGCGGTCATCCGCGGCCTGTTCCACCGCCTGCTGCGGATAGATCAGGTCGTTCTTCCAATCTGAGATCTGCCAGCGCGCGGCGTCCGGATCCAGCGCCAGGCGTGACTTGCCGATCAGTTCTCGAATCAGGTGGGCGCTGTCGGCCGCATCCAGGATGCTGAAACTGGCCTTGAAGCCCAGGCGCCTGTGCTCGCGCTTGAGGATGTTCAGGCCCAGCGTATGAAAGGTCGAGATGGACAGGCCGCGGCCCTGGCCGCGGCTCAGGATCCGGCCGACGCGCTCGCGCATCTCCCGGGCGGCCTTGTTGGTGAAGGTCACGGCGGTGATGTAACGCGGCGACAGGGCATGATCCTCGATCAGGTGGGCGATCTTGCAGGTGATGACACGGGTCTTGCCGCTGCCGGCGCCGGCCAGGACCAGCAGGGGGCCGTCGACATGCCGCATGGCGGCACGCTGCTGGGGATTGAGATCTGCCACGGATGGGATGCGCTGCACGGTAGTGAATGAACCGGCATTCTACCCGCTTTCGCCGGGACCATAAATCGTGATTGCAGGTACCGGATTGCGATGGGTTTTGTGATCCGTGTGGCAATTCCGCCCGGCTCGCGGGCACTGTCTCCCGGAGTTGTGAAGGAGGCCGCACAAGGCCGGTCCTGCCGTGCCGATGGGGTGAGCATCCCGTAATCGTATTGAGGCCGCCCCATGCTGGAATCCGTTACCGATCGAATACAGTCCCTGCGCGATTCCTGGCAGCAGCTGCCCGGGCGCTGGCATGCCGAGCACCCCCTGCGCTACCGCGCTGCCGCCGCCGGGCTGGCGCTGTCCGGCTATGCCTGGCTGGTCGCCTTCCCGCTGCTGGTTCTGATCGCCGGGCTGCGCCTGGCCGCCAACGGGCTGCTGCCCGAGACCCCCTGGGGCTACCTCGATCATGCCCTGCTCGCACTCGGCCTGAGCGGCACCCTGGTGCTGGGCCGCGCCCGTTTCGCGCGGCCGGAAGGCGAGGTGGTCAGCCTGAGCGAGGCCCCGAGGCTGCACGCACTGGTTGAATCCGTGCGCCATGAACTGCAGGGTGCCACAGTGCACGAGATCCGCATCACCGGTGAGTTCGACGTGCGCCTGCTGCGCACGCCGGTCAGCGGCTTTCCCCTGGTCATGACCCACACGCTGCTGATCGGCATGCCGGCGCTGCAATGCCTGAGCGAGGCCCAGCTCAAGGCCTGGATCGCCTCCCAACTGGGCGAACTGTCGCGCCAGCGCATGCAGCTCGGCAGCTGGATCACCCAGCTGCGCCAGCTCTGGGTTCAGTACCGCAATCATTTCTGCGCCGGCAGTGGCCCGGCCCGGCTGTTGATCGGGCGTTTCTTCGACCGCTATACCCGGCTGTTCCACCGCTTCACCGCGCCCCTGATGCCGGCCCAGCAGCATGCGCGTGACCGCCATGCCCTGCGTACCCTGGGCTACGAGGACACCGCCGAGTGGATGGTCATGCAAAGCGTTATGGGTCGGTTCCTGGAACAGGATTACTGGCCCAGCGTGCATCACATCGCCGACAAGGCCCCCGAGCCCACCATCAACCCCTACCGCAACCTCGGCGTGCTGCTGCCGCGGCGGCTGGAGACCGATGAGGCCCGGCGCTGGCTGCGCGAGGCCTGGGCCCGCGGCAGCGGCAGCGAGAGCATGCCGTGCCTCAAGCAACGCCTGCAGGCCATCGCCGCCGGCGAGGCGCAGTTCCCCGGGCTGCCCGCGCCGCCCGCGGCCGATGCGCTGCTGGAGGATGCACACACGGGGCTGCTGGAACGCGTCGATGCCGCCTGGCAGGCGCGCGAACGGGATGCCTGGCAACTGCGTCACCAGAAAAGCTGCGCCGAACGCGAGCGTCTGGAGGCGCTCAGAGCCGAGGCCGGCAGCGATGGCCTGCGCGGCCGGCAGGCGATGGAGTTCGCCGCGCTGGTCAAACGCTACGGTACGAGCCAGGAGGCCTGCGACGCCTACGAGCAGATCCTGGCCCGGAATCCGGATGACGCCCGCATTGTGTTCGGCGCCGGCAAGTATTTCACCGGCCTGGGAGAGGAGCGCGGCATCCGGCTGCTGGAACAGGCCATGGAGATGGACAAACGCTATGTCGTCCCTGCCTGCCGGCTGATCTCCGAGTTCCGCAACCGCCGCGGCAACATCACCCGCTTTCCCGCCCATGAAGGACAGACCATCCGCCGGCGGGTGAGCTGAACCGGGCCGAGGCTTGACTGCCGCGCGCCGGCGCCGCATCGTTCACACACGATGACCGCCTCCGCCGCCCGCCCGACCGTCGCCCCCATCACGCCGCTGCAGCAACAGCAGGTGCGGGAGCAGACGCGCCTGTACCTAGGCCGCGGCAACCGGCTGCTCGGATGCAGCGCCCCGTTGCCGGCGATCGACTTCGACCTGCGGGGCCGGGCGGCGGGACAGTTCCGGGTCCGGGTCGGTCGGGCCGGCATCCGCTACAACCCCCGGGTGTTCGCGCTCGACCTTGCAGGCCACCTGCGTGAGACGGTGCCGCACGAGGTCGCCCACTATCTGGTCTGGCAGCGATTCGGCCGGACGGCACCGCACGGCCGGGAATGGCGGGCGCTCATGCGCGCCTTCGGCGCGACGCCGCGGGCCACCGGCGACTATGCGCTGGACGGCGTGCCGGTGCGCCGGCAACGGCGCCATGCCTATCGCTGTGGCTGCCGCCAGCATGAACTCAGCACCACCCGCCATCACCGCGTACAGGCCGGCACGGCCTATCACTGCCGGTCCTGCGGACAGCGGCTGCAGTACAGTAGGTCGGGTTAGCCTGAAAGGCGTAACCCGACGTTTCCGCGGCATGTCGGGTTACGCTGCGCTAACCCGACCTACGCAACCACGAAATTTTCAGACACCGCCCTCGAACCCGAGCTGCCGCCAGGCCTCGTACATCGCCACCGCCACGGTATTGGCCAGATTGAGGCTGCGGCTGTCCGGGCGCATGGGCAGACGCAGGACCCGGTTCGCGGGCAATTCAGCGAGCACCGAGGCGGGCAGGCCGCGGGTCTCGGGGCCGAACAGCAGCGCATCACCGGCGCGGAAGCCGGCCTCGGTGTGACGCCTCCGGCCGCGGGTGGAGAAGGCGAACAGGCGCGCATCGGGCAGCGCCTGCAGGCAGCGATCCAGGTCCGCGTGCAGCGTCACCTCGGCGAATTCGCGATAATCCAGCCCGGCCCGGCGCAGCCGGCGGTCGTCCCAGTCGAACCCCAGCGGCTCCACCAGGTGCAGGCGGCTGCCAGTGTTGGCGCAAAGGCGTATGATATTGCCGGTGTTGGGCGGGATCTCCGGCTGGTACAGGACAACGTGCAGCATATATTGAGTATTGGCGTCGCAGCACGCGCAATGCAACAGACTCGTCATTGCGAGGCGCGCAGCGCCGCGGCACAAGCGAGTTTACGAGCGCAGAACGCCCGCAGGGCGGCCCCGAAGGGGTGAGCGTGGCGAATAATCTCCCACCGTTAGATGCTGCATTATGAGATTGCCACGCTACGCTCGCAATGACGTGCCCGTGACGTCCAAGACAAGTGAACTATGACAGACACGCTATCCGACAAACTGGCCATCGACTTCTGCGGCCTGCACTTCAGCAGCCCGCTGGTGCTGCTGTCGGGTTGCGTGGGCTTCGGCGAGGAGTACACCCGGGTGGCCGGCTTCTCCAACCGCGACGTGGGAGCGATCTGCCTCAAGGGCACCACCGGCGCACCGCGGCTGGGCAACCCGCCGCACCGGGTCTACGAAACCCCGGCGGGGATGCTCAACGCCATCGGGTTGCAGAACCCGGGCGTGGACAAGGTGGTCGACGAGATCCTGCCCACCCTGGATTTCGACGAGACCCGCTTCATCGCCAATGTCTCCGGCTCCACCCTGGAGGAATACGAGGCGGTCACCCGGCGCTTCGACGACTCGCCCATCGACGCCATCGAGATCAATATCTCCTGCCCCAACGTCAAGGAGGGCGGGGTGGCCTTCGGCAACGACCCGGACATGTCCGCGCGCGTGGTCGAGACCTGCCGGGCGGTGACCGACAAGCCGCTGATCACCAAGCTCTCGCCCAACCAGACCGATATCGCCGAGAACGCCCGGCGCTGCATCGAGGCCGGCTCGGATGCCTTCGCCGTGATCAACACGCTGATGGGCATGGCCATCGACATCGACAGCCGCACCCCGGTGATCGGCAACAACCAGGGCGGCCTGTCCGGCCCGGCGATCAAGCCCATCGCCCTGCTCAAGGTGCATCAGGTCGCCCAGGTCTGCCGCGCCCACGGCATTCCCATCATCGGCCAGGGCGGGGTGACCACGCCCGAGGACGCCCTCGAATTCCTCATTGCCGGCGCCAGCGCCGTGGGTGTGGGCACCGCGCTCTTCTACGATCCGCTCATCTGTCAGCGCATCAACCGGGGCATTCTCGACTATCTCGACCGGCACGAACTGGCCTCGGTGAACCAACTGACCGATACCCTCATCCTCAACGGCGCGACGGCCTGCTGACCCGCCGCCTCCCTTCCCGCGTCAAGATATCGACGTAACTTCCGGCA
This sequence is a window from Thiohalobacter thiocyanaticus. Protein-coding genes within it:
- a CDS encoding c-type cytochrome yields the protein MYKVTCANFTRFGSTLLLGLFLAAGVQAADDPMQAENIEAQIAPVGTVKVAGKSAAGEADAAAETGGGATRSGSDIYNNFCIACHGSGVAGAPKTGDNAAWAPRAGKGLDGLLETATNGLNAMPPKGTCADCSADELRGAIAYMLNESGIEAEAGTAAAAASAEPAAPAKAAAAESGGVDEARAKEIYQSKCFACHGTGAAGAPVLGKADAWAPRIDKGMDTLVKHAVEGFNAMPPMGTCMDCSEAEIRAVVEHMVAESQ
- the trmL gene encoding tRNA (uridine(34)/cytosine(34)/5-carboxymethylaminomethyluridine(34)-2'-O)-methyltransferase TrmL: MLHVVLYQPEIPPNTGNIIRLCANTGSRLHLVEPLGFDWDDRRLRRAGLDYREFAEVTLHADLDRCLQALPDARLFAFSTRGRRRHTEAGFRAGDALLFGPETRGLPASVLAELPANRVLRLPMRPDSRSLNLANTVAVAMYEAWRQLGFEGGV
- a CDS encoding class I SAM-dependent methyltransferase is translated as MHIHNPEPGLVVDEFDVYTELLPLDGAGIIELGCGAAQHTRAIAGTGRPGSILACEVDTVQHEKNLAIDDLPGVTFVHAGAEAIPAEDASADIVMMFKSLHHVPVELMDTAMGEIARVLRPGGMAYISEPVYAGDFNEVLRLFHDEREVREAAFAAVRQAVEAGLLELAGQHFFQTRMAFADFADFEQRVLNVTHTRHELAPELHDRVRRTFEQHQGPEGARFLMPIRVDLLRRPG
- the rep gene encoding DNA helicase Rep, which encodes MADLNPQQRAAMRHVDGPLLVLAGAGSGKTRVITCKIAHLIEDHALSPRYITAVTFTNKAAREMRERVGRILSRGQGRGLSISTFHTLGLNILKREHRRLGFKASFSILDAADSAHLIRELIGKSRLALDPDAARWQISDWKNDLIYPQQAVEQAADDRAMACAQLYAQYQRSLKAYNAFDFDDLILQPVRLFQSDLEAREHWQGRIRHLLVDEYQDTNGAQYELVRQLVGRLGYFTAVGDDDQSIYTWRGARPENLARLQEDYPRLKVIKLEQNYRSSGCILKCANTLIGNNPHLFEKKLWSALGYGEPLRIIGCRDPDHEAERVVSEILHAKFTHGARDGDFAILYRGNHQSRPFEKALREHRIPYHLSGGMSFFEYSEIKDLVAYLRLLVNEDDDRAFLRVVNTPRREIGTTTLEKLGEYASDRGVSLLCACYELGLAQHLNSRAVKKLQEFANWVVSIAEMAKGGDPIEVFRQLLSDIDYAGWLQAQAKDTDEADRRWANVEELVSWMQHAQRQLDGDVTLGDIVGRMSLMDILDRNQDDAGGDMVHLMTLHAAKGLEFPHVYLVGMEEEILPHRTSLEEDSLEEERRLAYVGITRAQKTLTCTFARKRKRAGEWLSTEPSRFLEELPADDIVWVDRRTEVDPEARQERGKAHLANLKSMLS
- a CDS encoding DNA cytosine methyltransferase, with the protein product MAKKKKLTAGQKASTQIRAVDLFCGAGGLTHGLLSAGIDVRVGYDLDKACAFPYEENNAPARFESRDVSLLTGGELCEQWDGGVSLLAGCAPCQPFSQYMQGNKAIKGDNKWSLLTEFARLIRESSPDLVTMENVPNLVKHRVFHDFLSTLVELDYEFDYQVLECPRYGIPQSRNRLVLIASRLGSPKLIDPTHEPSQFVTVRDAIGKLPELKAGQADSEDALHKAAKLSEINLKRIQNSIQGGSWSDWPDNLITDCHKRKSGERYYSVYGRMREDLPAPTMTTLCYGYGNGRFGHPIQDRAISLREAAIFQTFPPDYKFCPSDQSPEFRTVGRLIGNAVPVRLGEVIGLSLRKHIGEIGDALIC
- a CDS encoding flagellar biosynthesis protein FlgE, producing MKIDNAMQLGLLGLNRSLAGMRDTAGQIAGTGQLQAESPAGLAGALVELKTYELQGQASAQVVKTVDEMIGSLFDDQA
- a CDS encoding SprT family zinc-dependent metalloprotease, translated to MTASAARPTVAPITPLQQQQVREQTRLYLGRGNRLLGCSAPLPAIDFDLRGRAAGQFRVRVGRAGIRYNPRVFALDLAGHLRETVPHEVAHYLVWQRFGRTAPHGREWRALMRAFGATPRATGDYALDGVPVRRQRRHAYRCGCRQHELSTTRHHRVQAGTAYHCRSCGQRLQYSRSG
- a CDS encoding dihydroorotate dehydrogenase; the protein is MTDTLSDKLAIDFCGLHFSSPLVLLSGCVGFGEEYTRVAGFSNRDVGAICLKGTTGAPRLGNPPHRVYETPAGMLNAIGLQNPGVDKVVDEILPTLDFDETRFIANVSGSTLEEYEAVTRRFDDSPIDAIEINISCPNVKEGGVAFGNDPDMSARVVETCRAVTDKPLITKLSPNQTDIAENARRCIEAGSDAFAVINTLMGMAIDIDSRTPVIGNNQGGLSGPAIKPIALLKVHQVAQVCRAHGIPIIGQGGVTTPEDALEFLIAGASAVGVGTALFYDPLICQRINRGILDYLDRHELASVNQLTDTLILNGATAC